In Serratia marcescens subsp. marcescens ATCC 13880, a single genomic region encodes these proteins:
- a CDS encoding oxidoreductase, giving the protein MASAKTILITGVSSGFGQALAREALAVGHRVVGTVRNSEALQAFGALDTQRAFGYLLDVTDVERIDEVVGEIESAVGPIDVLVNNAGYGHEGILEESPLAELRRQFDVNVFGAVAMIKAALPGMRQRRRGHIINITSMGSFITLPGISYYCGSKFALEGISEALSQELTPFNIHVTAVAPGSFRTDWAGRSMVRSPRRLPDYDALFEPVRQARQEKSGKQLGDPVKAAHAMLALIESQTPPTHLLLGSDALSLVRQKLEALGQEIKQWEKLTRSTDG; this is encoded by the coding sequence ATGGCATCTGCAAAAACGATTTTAATCACTGGCGTCAGCAGTGGCTTTGGCCAGGCGCTGGCGCGGGAAGCCCTCGCCGTAGGGCATCGGGTTGTAGGGACGGTGCGCAACAGCGAAGCGCTGCAGGCTTTCGGCGCGCTCGATACGCAGCGGGCTTTTGGCTATCTGCTTGATGTCACGGACGTTGAGCGTATTGATGAGGTGGTTGGAGAGATAGAGTCCGCCGTCGGTCCGATAGATGTGCTGGTGAACAATGCCGGTTACGGTCATGAAGGCATTCTGGAAGAATCTCCGCTCGCAGAGCTGCGCCGCCAGTTTGACGTCAATGTGTTTGGCGCGGTGGCGATGATCAAAGCCGCGCTGCCGGGCATGCGCCAGCGCCGTCGCGGCCACATTATCAATATCACCTCAATGGGCAGTTTCATTACCTTGCCCGGTATCAGCTATTACTGCGGCAGCAAATTTGCACTGGAAGGGATATCAGAAGCGTTAAGTCAGGAGCTTACCCCGTTCAACATACACGTGACCGCAGTGGCGCCCGGTTCGTTTCGAACGGACTGGGCCGGGCGTTCAATGGTACGCAGCCCTCGCCGTCTCCCGGACTATGACGCGTTATTTGAACCTGTTCGTCAGGCGCGCCAGGAAAAAAGCGGCAAGCAACTCGGCGATCCGGTGAAGGCGGCTCACGCCATGCTGGCATTGATCGAGAGCCAGACCCCGCCAACGCATCTGTTGTTAGGCAGTGACGCATTAAGTTTGGTGCGGCAAAAGCTCGAGGCGTTAGGTCAGGAAATTAAACAATGGGAGAAACTGACCCGTTCAACGGATGGCTGA